In Yoonia sp. SS1-5, a single window of DNA contains:
- a CDS encoding efflux RND transporter periplasmic adaptor subunit — protein sequence MHTKALNSLAKSIIGLMVLALYLSTNSTAFAQDRPVLVKTAIVEPAPNGTDRSFFGKVAARQSVDLGFQVAGRIMTFTAPEGELVREGEVIAELDQTPFQIKADRALLAKQQADRTVARYEKLAGATISEAQVLDAQTNARIAAVALESAEYALGQSTLCAPFDALIATCAVGNYSTVAAGTQVVRLLDLSELRVEIRVPETLVQVLGDGPDVELSARFPGSEDSYPLAFKEANAETSEVGQTFQVTLAMQAPIDRLLLPGASVTVDARFKDLSAGIAIAPSSIGMDASGQTFVMQLIADGDEAFVKRVPVSLSVSPSGEIEVLSGVGAGAEIVTSGVNVLTDGQAVRRFVHDFD from the coding sequence ATGCACACGAAGGCACTGAATAGCCTGGCGAAATCTATCATCGGCTTGATGGTCTTGGCTTTGTACTTGAGCACCAACTCTACCGCCTTTGCCCAAGATCGCCCGGTTCTGGTAAAAACAGCAATTGTTGAACCAGCCCCGAACGGCACCGATCGTAGTTTCTTTGGGAAGGTTGCAGCTCGACAATCAGTGGATCTGGGTTTCCAGGTAGCAGGACGGATCATGACTTTCACCGCGCCTGAGGGGGAGTTGGTCCGCGAGGGCGAGGTTATCGCCGAACTGGACCAGACACCGTTTCAGATCAAAGCAGATCGCGCTCTTTTGGCCAAACAGCAGGCCGACCGAACGGTCGCACGGTACGAGAAGTTGGCGGGCGCGACAATCAGCGAAGCCCAAGTCCTTGATGCGCAAACCAATGCAAGAATTGCAGCCGTGGCATTGGAAAGTGCGGAATATGCACTGGGCCAATCAACGTTGTGCGCGCCATTTGATGCGTTAATCGCGACCTGCGCTGTTGGAAACTACTCAACTGTTGCGGCCGGTACACAAGTTGTGCGGCTTCTGGACCTTTCGGAATTGAGAGTTGAAATTCGCGTGCCCGAAACACTTGTACAAGTCCTCGGTGACGGTCCGGATGTCGAGCTTTCGGCCAGGTTTCCGGGAAGTGAAGACAGCTATCCTTTGGCGTTCAAGGAAGCGAATGCCGAGACGTCCGAGGTGGGGCAGACCTTCCAGGTAACGCTTGCGATGCAGGCGCCCATCGACCGGCTCCTTTTGCCGGGAGCGTCCGTGACCGTTGATGCGCGCTTCAAAGATCTGTCCGCAGGGATTGCAATTGCGCCATCTTCGATTGGCATGGATGCATCGGGGCAAACCTTTGTCATGCAATTGATAGCTGATGGGGATGAGGCGTTCGTCAAACGCGTTCCAGTGAGCCTGTCTGTTTCTCCATCCGGAGAGATTGAAGTTCTGTCCGGTGTCGGAGCGGGTGCGGAGATCGTCACCAGTGGCGTCAACGTGCTGACCGACGGGCAAGCTGTTCGGCGTTTTGTCCACGATTTTGATTGA